In the Nocardia asteroides genome, CGCAGATCGCGGTGATCGAGGCGGTGCTGGACGCGGCGAACCGCGCCTTCGACGCCGGTGGCTCCTCGACGGCGCGGAACAGCGCGCACCTGGATCGGCACTGGCGCAACGCCCGCACGCTGGCCTCGCACAACCCCGTCGTCTACAAGCCGCGGGTGGTCGGGGCGTATTTGGTGAACGGGGAGTCGCCGGAGCCGGGGTACTACCGGAACCGCCCGTCGGCGGAGGTGTCGGCATGACGAAGCAGCTGCATCTCAACGTCAATATCTTGAATTCCGGTGTGTTCGGCGGGTCCTGGCGGTTCCCCGGGACCGACGGGCTGGCCTCGTACACGATCGAGCACTACACCTCGATCGCGCGCAAGGCCGAGGAGGCACGGCTGGACGCCGTCTTCCTGGCCGACGGCCCCTCGCTCGACCCGTCGACCAAGCACCGCACCGGCAACAACCTGGAGCCGACCACGGTGCTGGCCCGGATCGCGGCGCGGACCGAGCGGATCGGGCTCATCGCCACGCTCTCGTCGTCCTACAACGACCCCGCCGAGCTGGCCGGGCGCCTCGGCGACCTGGACCACCTGAGCGGCGGGCGGTTCGGCTGGAACGTGGTGACCACGGCGGGGCCGGTGGCCGCGGCGAACTTCGGCCGCGCGGGCGAGCCGGAGCACGGGCTGCGGTACCGGCGCGCGGGCGAGTTCGTCGAGCAGGTCGTCGCCGCGTGGGCGGCGCGCACCGAGTACGTGTCGCCGCAGGGGCGGCCGGTGGTGGTGCAGGCCGGTGGCTCGGCGGACGGCAAGCGGCTGGCCGCGCGGGTCGGCGAGGTGATCTTCTCCGCCGAGCAGGACATCGACGCGGCTCGGGACTTCCGCACCGAACTGCGGGAGGGCGCGCGGCGCTTCGGGCGCGACCCGGACGAGATCGTGGTGCTGCCCGGGCTCTCCACCGTGCTCGGCAGCACCGAGGCCGAGGCGCGGGAGCGCCGCGAACTGCTGGACGACGTCCTGCCGGACGCCTACGCGCGCGCCCGGCTCGCCGGGCAGCTCGGCTTCGCCCTCGACGGGCTGCCCGACGACGAGCCGCTCCCCGCCGAGCTGCTCGAGGCCCCCGACGCCGGCGCTGGTTCGCAGACCTTCAACCGGGTCGTGCGCGACATCATCGCGCGGGAGAACCCGACGCTGCGGCAGCTGCTGCTGCGACTCTCCGGCGGTGGCGGGCACCGGATCGTGGTCGGCACCCCGGAGCGGGTCGCCGACGATATCGAGCGCTGGTTCCGGCACGGCGCGGCCGACGGCTTCAACGTCATGCCGGACGTGCTGCCCTCCGGTTTCGACGATTTCGCCGACCACCTGGTGCCGGAGCTGCGGCGGCGCGGGCTCTTCCGCGCCGAGTACGACGGGACCACGCTGCGCGACCACCTCGGGCTCGGGCTGCCCGCCGCTCCGGCGGCGGAGCGCGGGCCCCTCGAAGCGGCGCGCTGAGGGGGAGAGAAGCGATGACTGTTCCTGTTCTGCTGGAAATCGCCGTCGGCGGGGTGGCGACGCCCACCGCGGGTGACGCATTCGCCGCGGGCGGATCGCTCGCTGCGGGCGGATCGCTCGCCGCAGGCGGACTGCTCGCCGCGGGCGGATCGCCCGGTCTCGTGCCGCTCGCCGCGGCGGCGGAGGTGGCGGCCGCGGCCGAGCGCGCCGGCGTGGTGGCGCTGCGGGTGCGCGCCGATGCCGTCGGTGCCGGCGGCGCGGCGCCGGCGCTCGATCCGAGCGTTGTGGCCGCCTACCTCGCCGGGCGCACCACCGAGCTCGGCTACCTGATCGACCTGCCGACCACCGGCAACGCCCCCTACAACGCGGCGCGCCGGGTGCTCTCCTTCGACCGGGCCGTCGGCGGCCGGGCCGGGGTGGTGCTGCGCCCCGGT is a window encoding:
- a CDS encoding LLM class flavin-dependent oxidoreductase → MTKQLHLNVNILNSGVFGGSWRFPGTDGLASYTIEHYTSIARKAEEARLDAVFLADGPSLDPSTKHRTGNNLEPTTVLARIAARTERIGLIATLSSSYNDPAELAGRLGDLDHLSGGRFGWNVVTTAGPVAAANFGRAGEPEHGLRYRRAGEFVEQVVAAWAARTEYVSPQGRPVVVQAGGSADGKRLAARVGEVIFSAEQDIDAARDFRTELREGARRFGRDPDEIVVLPGLSTVLGSTEAEARERRELLDDVLPDAYARARLAGQLGFALDGLPDDEPLPAELLEAPDAGAGSQTFNRVVRDIIARENPTLRQLLLRLSGGGGHRIVVGTPERVADDIERWFRHGAADGFNVMPDVLPSGFDDFADHLVPELRRRGLFRAEYDGTTLRDHLGLGLPAAPAAERGPLEAAR